A genomic region of Psychrobacter sp. M13 contains the following coding sequences:
- a CDS encoding CorA family divalent cation transporter, with protein MLDKFLENTTLITYSSSKVSKASCDDITKLRFDSYSDEVFWLNTYGLSEFDAIKQVVIQNQFDDFLIKLLQDKEHANKVLELDNVLFIALKVLETEDRSLKSEQIIFIISSNMLWSLQENSSNHFQWVRDRLLQGRGQVRSKKVNYLIFLLIESLITNYEETFEKLLNTDSDFIKVANINPTPYFTEKVEEQKRRMLNFKKATLSLRNTIVKLETIDIITMDVKYFTELKEQANNLIGEIDFELFELDSKTNLIFSIQGHRLNEIMRTLTLVSVVFIPLTFLAGVYGMNFEVIPELKWHYGYFIVLGLMVTITVGIVLYFKNKKWF; from the coding sequence ATGTTGGATAAATTCTTAGAAAATACGACACTTATCACTTATTCATCGTCAAAAGTGTCAAAAGCATCCTGTGATGATATTACAAAATTGAGATTTGACTCATACAGTGACGAAGTATTTTGGCTGAATACTTATGGGTTAAGTGAATTCGATGCGATAAAGCAGGTTGTCATCCAAAATCAGTTTGATGATTTTTTGATCAAGCTACTGCAAGACAAAGAACATGCTAATAAGGTACTTGAGCTGGATAACGTGTTGTTTATCGCCTTAAAGGTATTGGAAACTGAAGATAGGAGCCTCAAAAGCGAGCAAATAATTTTTATTATATCGTCCAATATGCTGTGGAGCTTGCAAGAGAATAGTAGCAATCATTTTCAGTGGGTTCGCGATCGCTTGCTTCAAGGTAGGGGTCAAGTCAGAAGTAAAAAAGTGAATTACCTTATATTTCTTTTGATTGAATCGTTAATAACAAACTATGAGGAGACGTTTGAAAAATTATTAAATACTGACAGCGACTTTATAAAGGTAGCCAATATTAATCCAACGCCTTATTTTACCGAAAAGGTTGAGGAGCAAAAGCGACGTATGCTGAATTTTAAAAAGGCGACACTCAGTTTACGCAACACTATCGTAAAGCTGGAAACCATTGATATTATCACTATGGACGTTAAGTATTTCACAGAGCTTAAGGAGCAAGCAAATAATTTGATTGGTGAGATCGATTTTGAGTTATTCGAGCTTGATAGTAAAACTAATCTGATATTTTCGATTCAGGGGCATCGTTTAAATGAGATCATGCGCACGTTGACTTTGGTGTCTGTAGTATTCATACCGTTGACATTTCTAGCTGGTGTTTATGGTATGAATTTTGAGGTCATACCTGAGCTAAAATGGCACTACGGTTATTTTATTGTGCTTGGTTTGATGGTAACCATAACAGTGGGTATTGTCTTGTATTTTAAAAATAAGAAATGGTTTTAA
- a CDS encoding phosphatidylglycerol lysyltransferase domain-containing protein: MLAILTIAHTLFSLIRFKKPSPSLPTQIELAQAEQVARNSAYSIANLSLLGDKQLLFSDTGNSFIMYQTQGRSWIVMSDPIGDESEFGVLIESFIKLCQSFGGTCVFYEVSNRYRHLFKENGIQLLKIGEEAIVDLGAFSLQGSKNSKFRQVVSRATKDGLSFEVIAQQQVPESLMDLKAVSDIWLKDKKSVEKGFSLGYFDEDYLKYFDCAVVKYQNEIVAFANLWQSGQLNELSIDLMRYREVQNSEGKAIKNMMDYLFISLFMWGKEAGFHHFSLGMAPFTGFKVEDRTAVKSHSLKDSTAKDNDSNDDEALKTMSQHIIDSKYMEIPAEVEAIGPKWRYVTNTVTKYGKTYYNFTGLRHFKEKFNPEWEPRYIGIETGLRAGMKPIKGLTDTTLLISGGLGNLVKI, translated from the coding sequence ATGCTCGCTATCTTAACCATCGCCCATACTTTATTTAGCCTCATTCGGTTTAAAAAACCATCTCCAAGCCTTCCTACGCAAATAGAGCTTGCCCAAGCTGAACAAGTGGCTCGTAACTCTGCTTATTCGATTGCAAATTTAAGCTTGCTAGGTGATAAGCAACTGCTATTTAGCGACACAGGCAATAGCTTTATTATGTATCAAACTCAGGGAAGAAGCTGGATTGTCATGTCTGATCCCATAGGTGATGAAAGTGAATTTGGCGTATTAATAGAAAGTTTTATTAAATTATGCCAAAGTTTTGGCGGGACTTGTGTTTTTTATGAAGTCAGCAATAGATATCGTCATCTATTTAAAGAGAATGGCATACAGCTTCTAAAAATCGGTGAAGAGGCTATTGTTGACTTAGGTGCGTTTAGCCTACAAGGCAGTAAAAACTCTAAATTTCGCCAAGTTGTTAGTCGAGCTACTAAGGATGGGCTTAGCTTTGAGGTCATAGCACAACAACAAGTGCCTGAATCACTGATGGACCTAAAAGCGGTTTCTGATATCTGGCTCAAGGACAAAAAATCAGTAGAAAAAGGCTTTTCGCTTGGATATTTTGATGAGGATTACTTAAAGTATTTTGATTGCGCAGTGGTGAAATATCAAAATGAAATCGTCGCTTTTGCTAATCTCTGGCAAAGTGGTCAGCTCAATGAGCTGTCTATCGACTTGATGCGTTATAGAGAGGTGCAAAATAGCGAAGGTAAAGCTATAAAAAATATGATGGACTATCTATTTATTAGCTTGTTTATGTGGGGCAAAGAAGCGGGATTTCACCATTTTAGTTTAGGAATGGCACCGTTTACTGGTTTTAAAGTTGAAGATAGGACGGCAGTCAAAAGCCATTCTTTAAAGGATAGTACTGCAAAAGATAATGACTCAAACGACGACGAAGCCTTAAAAACGATGAGCCAACATATTATAGATAGTAAATATATGGAAATTCCAGCAGAAGTAGAAGCTATTGGGCCTAAATGGCGCTATGTGACCAATACCGTGACCAAATACGGTAAGACTTATTATAACTTTACGGGACTGCGTCATTTTAAAGAAAAATTCAATCCTGAGTGGGAACCGCGTTATATAGGGATTGAAACGGGACTTCGTGCAGGCATGAAACCGATTAAAGGGCTAACCGATACCACTTTACTTATCTCTGGTGGGCTAGGTAATTTGGTTAAAATTTAG